TCGATTCAAGGGCGACGATCTCACGCGGCTGGTCGAGGGCATCCTGCGCGCACAGGGTTACACCACCTGGCGCAGCCCGGCCGGTGCTGACGGTGGCGCCGACATTCTGGCTGGCGCTGGCCCGCTCGGTTTCGGTTCGCCGCGACTGGTGGTCGAGGTGAAATCGGAACAAACACCGATCGATCGGCCGACCGTGGACAAGCTGCTTGGCTCGGTCAGCAAGTTCGGCGCGAACGAAGGACTCTTCGTCTCGTGGAGCGGCTTCAAGAACAACGTCCAGAAGGAACTCGCCGGCAGCTTCTTCCGCGTCCGGTTGTGGTCCCAGACGGAGTTGCTCGACGCGCTGTACGAGGTGTACGACAAGCTCGACCCAGACCTGCGCGCCGAGCTCCCGTTGAAACAGGTGTGGACGGTGGCGCTGACCGACGAGGACGACGATGGATGAGGCTGCCGAGCTGGGCAACTATCTGCCGTTCTCCTTCAAGAGTCCGAAGGAGCAGGAGTACATCGAGTTCCTCTGGGACGCGTTTGAGACGAACTACACCCACGGCAAGTACCAGTTCGCGTTCCTCGCCTACCACATGCTCACGATGAGCTGCGTCTACTTCAACATCTGGCAGATCAAGCAGGCGCGCCCCGGCGACTTCGAGAAAGGGCTCATCGGCTTCGCGCGGGACGAGAAGGCGCTGCTCGAAGCTACCTCGCCCTATGTGTTCAGCGCCGTGCCCGAGCGGACGATCCTGCGCTTCCTCAAGCTCATTGCCTGTGATAACGGCAAGATCGGCACGTACGCCAAGCTGGTGGACGACCGCAACGAGTCCGCCCACCCCAACGGCAACATCTTCTACAGCACCCAGGAGGCGCTCGACGCAAAGATCACCGAGATCCTGCGTGTGGTGGAAGAGATCCAGACCCACTCCAAGCCGGTCATCGAGCATTGTTACCGGGAGTTCTTGCTCCAGAACCACGACCCCGAAGAGCGCGAGTACCCCGAGGCGGCCGACCAGATTCGCGAGGTGCTCATCCACGGCAACTACATGTCCCGGCGTGACGTCGATATCTGCTCCAAGTTCGATCTCGCTTGCCTGAAAGAGCACCGGGCCATCGAAGAGATTGGCACGCTCCACAGCGTACTCGTGGGGGAGTACCAGACTGGATGAGTTGAGCGGTTCGGTATAGCAGACGACTGCAGTGGTCGGCCCCCTGCGCGGCCCGCCGCTGAACTGGGCGTTAGGTTTCGTTGCCGAGCACAATGACACCCAGACCCCGCGCCGGAGCATCGCGAGCTTCTCGGCCTCATTGATCCCGGCCCCGCAGTTGACACAGAAATACTGCGGGGTTCAGTGGGTCGCGGGTTCAAATCGCGGTAACTAACCTTCGGCTCGTTACTTCGCGATCAAATCCCGCCGTCCCGACAGGTGGAACCAGAGGCCTCACCGAGGCTTACGCAGTGAGGCTTTTTCACGCCGGAACCCCATGGGGTGATGCAAGACGCTTTGCTTCGACGTCTTCGGATCGGCATCAACCAACGCCCGCTCTCCGATACCGGGAAGAATGCTGGTTTGCGCCGGTCGCTGCCGACGCCACCCGTCCAGCCCATGCCCACCTAGTTGCCCCGACGCACCATCATGGTAGTGTCGGTCCGCGGCGCCGGCCACCGGAACACGGGCACCGTCAGGTCCACCGGGCCCGCGGCCGCTCGCCGGGCAGCGTCGAGGCTGGGCGCCGCCTGAACCCCCGGCGCAGTCGGGAACGCAACCCTGCCCCGCTCCAGGTCATCCGGAGCCAGGCGCAGCGCGTTGCTCGGACACGCCGCCAGCAGCGTGCCGATCCGGGCGCCCAGGCCCGTGACCCGGAAGAACGTCGCCTCGGCGTCGGCCAGGAACTCGTTGAAGGCAAATCCGAAGAGCCGCGCCTGGGCAATCAGCTGACCGAAGTTCTTCCGCTGCAGGTTGGTCGGCCCCGGGTGCCAGAGCGTCCGGTACGCAGGCGCCAGCTCGTCCCACACCGCCGAGAAGATGGTGCCGCTGTCGAACGAATAGGCCACCACCCCGTTCGCCGTCACGAAGTTGTCGAGCGAGACCCACACGAAGAAATGCCCGCTCGGGCCGCAGCCCAGCGCGAGCGTGGGGTACTCGCTCACCCCGAACCGGTTGGTCACCTGCACGTCCGCCGACAGCGCCAGCAGGCGATTCCCGTCGCTGTTTGCCTCGAGCCAGTCGTACGCGGTGTTGACGGCCGACCAGACCGTTCCATCGATGCTGACCAGGATCGTTAGCGACCCGGCCTGCAGCGGCGTCAGCACGCCCGCTGAGGAGATGACGCCCCGCCCCGGCTCGAGCACG
This sequence is a window from Gemmatimonadales bacterium. Protein-coding genes within it:
- a CDS encoding restriction endonuclease, which produces RGPSPFFHWRAVKWIGEAIPRSHFGKDLLNTFGAFMTICRVQKNDAEVRLKAMRKNGWQPESVAQVLAPTAPTAEADEAADLDLEERARDGIARLILSRFKGDDLTRLVEGILRAQGYTTWRSPAGADGGADILAGAGPLGFGSPRLVVEVKSEQTPIDRPTVDKLLGSVSKFGANEGLFVSWSGFKNNVQKELAGSFFRVRLWSQTELLDALYEVYDKLDPDLRAELPLKQVWTVALTDEDDDG